In Actinomycetota bacterium, the genomic stretch ATTGGACCTTCAGGATTTGGAGGTATTTATACTGCATTAGCAGTTCATATAGAAACAGCTCCATGTCATATTTCTAATTTACCAATATGTGTAAATCTCAATTGTCATGCAGCTCGTAAAGCTTCATTAATTATCTAATATGTAAAAAAGGTTGAATATGTCAAGAACTTTTAGGTTAAAAACACCCTTTAGTGAAAGGGATTTAGAGAAACTTAATATAGGAGATAAAATCCTTTTATCTGGAGTTATATTTACTGCAAGAGATGCAGCTCATAAATTGCTAAAAAAACAGATTGATGAAGGAAAAAAAACACCATTTAATCTTAAAGGCTCAGTAATATTTTATGCTGGACCTACACCTTCAAAACCTGGGGATCCTATTGGCTCTATAGGTCCTACTACATCACATAGGATGGACAGTTATGCTCCATTTTTTTACTCGTTAGGAGTAAAGGCTACTATAGGAAAAGGTAGTCGTTCAAAAGAAGTTGTTTTGGCTCAAAAGAAATATAAAGCAGTTTATCTTGCAGCTGTTGGTGGAGTAGCTGCATTACTTGCAAAGCATGTAAAAAAAGCGAAAGTTATAGCATATCCAGAATTAGGTACAGAAGCCATTAGGAAATTGTGGGTTGAAGATTTTC encodes the following:
- a CDS encoding FumA C-terminus/TtdB family hydratase beta subunit; translated protein: MSRTFRLKTPFSERDLEKLNIGDKILLSGVIFTARDAAHKLLKKQIDEGKKTPFNLKGSVIFYAGPTPSKPGDPIGSIGPTTSHRMDSYAPFFYSLGVKATIGKGSRSKEVVLAQKKYKAVYLAAVGGVAALLAKHVKKAKVIAYPELGTEAIRKLWVEDFPCIVANDIYGNDLYERVKDF